One window of Quercus robur chromosome 5, dhQueRobu3.1, whole genome shotgun sequence genomic DNA carries:
- the LOC126727651 gene encoding flavonol sulfotransferase-like, translated as MNQNHGPTCNGQEEHWSDPKTHEKYKEIISTTPQRKGIWVADLHQHEGFWWSAYSLKGVLWAQDHFMPQPNNVILSSAPKSGTTWLKALSFAVMTRSHFDEPASPLLTRLAHDCVHFLESEVRSNPQNLDLDVPLLATHIPYTSLPKSIIDSGCKIVYICRDPKDVFVSLWHFVSKMNPKAMDASALEDLHLEDAFEFFCEGYSSFGPYWDHVLGYWRASLESPEKVLFLKYEDLKNDTISWVKKLAQFMGYPFSSEEEQKGTLQKIVNLCSFENLSNLEVNKSGITQVGTNFLSLKNSSFFRKGEVGDWKNHLKLEMAMRLDQITEQRLKGSGLTFHFSSNT; from the coding sequence ATGAACCAGAACCATGGTCCAACATGTAACGGGCAAGAAGAGCATTGGTCTGATCCAAAAACCCATGAAAAATACAAAGAGATCATCTCAACCACGCCACAAAGAAAGGGTATTTGGGTAGCGGATCTCCACCAGCATGAAGGTTTTTGGTGGAGTGCATACAGTTTAAAAGGAGTGTTGTGGGCTCAAGACCACTTCATGCCACAACCCAACAATGTGATCTTGAGTAGTGCTCCAAAATCTGGCACAACTTGGCTTAAGGCTTTGAGTTTTGCAGTTATGACGCGATCTCATTTTGATGAGCCTGCAAGCCCTTTACTCACCAGACTAGCTCATGATTGTGTACACTTCTTGGAGTCTGAAGTTCGCTCAAACCCACAAAATTTAGATCTAGATGTTCCACTTTTGGCTACACACATTCCCTACACTTCCTTGCCAAAATCTATTATAGATTCTGGTTGTAAAATTGTCTACATATGCAGGGATCCAAAAGATGTATTTGTGTCTCTTTGGCACTTTGTTTCCAAGATGAATCCTAAGGCCATGGATGCCTCAGCCTTGGAAGATCTTCATCTGGAGGACgcatttgagtttttttgtgAAGGATATTCTTCATTTGGACCATATTGGGATCATGTATTAGGGTATTGGAGAGCAAGTTTGGAATCACCAGAGAAGGTACTATTTCTGAAGTATGAAGATTTGAAAAATGACACTATATCTTGGGTAAAGAAACTAGCTCAATTCATGGGTTACCCTTTTTCGtcagaagaagaacaaaaaggtACGTTGCAAAAGATTGTTAACCTATGTAGTTTTGAGAACTTGTCTAATTTAGAGGTGAATAAAAGTGGAATCACACAAGTTGGAACCAACTTCTTGTCCTTAAAAAATAGCTCATTTTTTAGGAAAGGTGAAGTTGGAGATTGGAAGAATCATCTTAAACTTGAAATGGCAATGCGTCTCGATCAAATAACTGAGCAAAGGCTTAAAGGTTCAGGCTTGACATTTCACTTCTCATCTAATACATGA